The following proteins come from a genomic window of Puntigrus tetrazona isolate hp1 unplaced genomic scaffold, ASM1883169v1 S000000150, whole genome shotgun sequence:
- the LOC122332953 gene encoding mitogen-activated protein kinase kinase kinase kinase 5-like isoform X1 encodes MMDVLEISTRNPQDDFEILLRVGGGTYGEVYKARSKQNGELAAIKIIKMEPEDDFSVIQQEIVMVKSCKHRNIVAYHGSYIRMNKLWICMEYCGGGSLQDIYHVTGPLSEQQIAYVCREMLQGLDYLHGQKKIHRDIKGANILLNDHGEVKLADFGISAQITATFARRMSFIGTPYWMAPEVAAVEIKGGYNELCDIWSVGITAIELAELQPPLFDVHPLRVLFLMSKSGYQPPKLRDKSKWSTTFYNFVKSMLVRNPKKRPSAKKMLTHLFVTQPSLRQELTLELLDKLRHPEKLKDLHMDDDDLEVIVPNSLRRIHSINRHNRAERTNSDISLEQIYTQRPVAGKRETPEGTLQSSGGQWTSPPITSRRRDESVDTDDDYDDVEIPASNTLQYSDEVPPPLPPKPKQRSSSEESMAAEEDHSKVLGICVQPPLFRTSSGTHTRPRPVPRPRSVRSVNSDPSAFSSFHADPSVHLQPPELPPKKDRRRRQAPQDPVECVSPVVKKPPIVFRKVFHGCPLKLSCSSSWEHPVTKDQHLIFGADEGIFTLNLNGSETTMELLFPGKCVWLYTIGGVLMSVSGKSSQLHSHSLKELYEQTRREHRIVALPTHRLLPRKFAISTKIPDTKGCRTCSVAHNSQNGCVFLCCALESSVVLLQWYEPMNKFMLIKQFDFPLPTPLRVFEMTVVPDQEYPQVYIRVSRGSGPSHPVQLDYIDLNSNTSWFADTGLENRCAERVQLNQLDGETLLVLIDNCVHTVTLDGSAKCHRHLTDVSFKLDIDAVVYHDETLIAVWKHGWQRRGQGSSEILQEITDHKKTFRLLGTDRIVVMEKRASDDQSGLCNLYILETGDSAPISQTHTANLCH; translated from the exons gatgAATAAGCTGTGGATCTGTATGGAGTACTGTGGTGGAGGGTCTCTTCAGGACATATATCATG tGACCGGTCCTCTGTCCGAGCAGCAGATCGCTTACGTCTGTCGAGAGATGCTgcag GGTCTAGATTATCTTCACGGACAGAAGAAGATCCACAGAGACATCAAG GGGGCAAATATTCTCCTGAATGACCACGGAGAAGTCAAACTGG CTGACTTCGGCATCTCGGCTCAGATCACAGCCACGTTTGCCCGGCGCATGTCCTTCATCGGGACGCCGTACTG GATGGCTCCGGAGGTGGCTGCGGTCGAGATCAAGGGTGGATATAATGAGCTGTGTGATATCTGGTCTGTGGGAATCACTGCCATCGAGCTCGCCGAGCTACAGCCGCCTCTGTTCGACGTCCATCCTCTCAG AGTTTTATTCCTGATGTCGAAGAGCGGCTATCAGCCTCCCAAACTCAGAGACAAATCCAAATG GTCCACCACGTTCTACAACTTTGTGAAGTCCATGCTGGTCAGAAACCCAAAGAAGAGACCCAGCGCTAAAAAGATGCTGACG CACTTGTTTGTGACGCAGCCATCTTTAAGACAAGAATTAACCCTCGAACTGCTGGACAAACTCAGACACCCTGAGAAGCTAAAAGATTTACACATGGATGATGATGATCTGGAg gtGATTGTCCCAAATTCGCTCAGAAGAATACACTCAATCAACAGACACAACCGGGCAGAGAGAACGAACTCAGACATCAGCT TGGAACAGATTTACACACAGAGACCCGTCGCTGGCAAACGAGAGACTCCAGAAGGAACG TTGCAGTCATCAGGAGGGCAGTGGACGAGTCCTCCAATCACGTCCAGGAGAAG GGATGAGAGCGTGGACACCGATGACGATTACGACGACGTGGAAAT ACCAGCGAG TAACACACTGCAGTACAGCGATGAagttcctcctcctcttcctcccaaA ccgAAGCAGCGCAGTAGTTCAGAGGAGAGTATGGCAGCAGAAGAAGATCACAGTAAAGTTCTGGGCATCTGTGTCCAGCCACCTTTATTCAGAACGTCCAGCGGAACACACACACGACCCAGACCTGTTCCACGACCACGATCTGTCCGGAGCGTCAACTCAG atccGTCTGCGTTCTCCAGCTTCCACGCCGATCCTTCAGTTCACCTTCAGCCTCCTGAACTTCCTCCAAAGAAGGACAGAAGACGGAGACAAGCTCCTCAG GATCCGGTCGAGTGTGTGAGTCCAGTGGTCAAGAAACCGCCG ATTGTCTTCAGGAAGGTCTTTCACGGCTGTCCTCTGAAGCTGAGCTGCTCGAGCTCGTGGGAGCACCCCGTCACTAAAG ATCAACACCTGATCTTCGGGGCGGACGAGGGCATCTTCACACTAAACCTCAACGGTTCTGAGACCACCATGGAGCTG CTGTTCCCGGGCAAGTGTGTGTGGCTCTACACCATTGGGGGAGTGTTGATGTCCGTCTCAG GGAAGTCGTCTCAGCTTCATTCACACTCTCTGAAGGAGCTGTATGAGCAGACACGCAGAGAGCATCGCATCGTCGCCCTGCCGACACACAGACTGCTGCCACG GAAGTTTGCGATCAGCACGAAGATTCCAGACACAAAAGGATGCCGGACGTGTTCAGTGG ctcaTAACTCTCAGAACGGCTGTGTGTTCCTGTGCTGTGCTCTGGAGTCCAGCGTGGTTCTGCTGCAGTGGTACGAGCCCATGAACAAGTTCATGCTGATCAAG CAATTCGACTTCCCTCTGCCGACGCCGCTGAGAGTGTTTGAGATGACGGTGGTTCCGGATCAGGAATATCCTCAGGTTTATATCCGGGTGAGCAGAGGATCCGGGCCGTCACACCCGGTTCAGCTCGACTACATCGACCTGAACTCTAACACATCGTGGTTCGCCGATACTGGACTCG agaACCGCTGCGCTGAGAGAGTTCAGTTGAATCAGCTGGACGGAGAAACACTGCTGGTTTTGATTGACA ACTGTGTTCATACGGTGACTCTGGACGGATCGGCTAAATGTCACAGACACCTGACGGACGTCAGCTTTAAGTTAGACATTGATGctgtgg TGTATCATGACGAGACGCTGATCGCCGTCTGGAAACACGGCTGGCAGAGGAGAGGTCAGGGGTCATCAGAGATCCTGCAGGAGATCACTGACCACAAGAAGACCTTCCGGCTGCTGGGAACtgacag AATCGTTGTCATGGAGAAGCGAGCGTCTGATGACCAATCAGGACTCTGTAATCTGTACATCCTGGAGACGGGGGACTCCGCCCCTatttctcaaacacacacagctaacCTCTGTCATTAA
- the LOC122332953 gene encoding mitogen-activated protein kinase kinase kinase kinase 5-like isoform X2: MMDVLEISTRNPQDDFEILLRVGGGTYGEVYKARSKQNGELAAIKIIKMEPEDDFSVIQQEIVMVKSCKHRNIVAYHGSYIRMNKLWICMEYCGGGSLQDIYHVTGPLSEQQIAYVCREMLQGLDYLHGQKKIHRDIKGANILLNDHGEVKLADFGISAQITATFARRMSFIGTPYWMAPEVAAVEIKGGYNELCDIWSVGITAIELAELQPPLFDVHPLRVLFLMSKSGYQPPKLRDKSKWSTTFYNFVKSMLVRNPKKRPSAKKMLTHLFVTQPSLRQELTLELLDKLRHPEKLKDLHMDDDDLEVIVPNSLRRIHSINRHNRAERTNSDISCKTLLQSSGGQWTSPPITSRRRDESVDTDDDYDDVEIPASNTLQYSDEVPPPLPPKPKQRSSSEESMAAEEDHSKVLGICVQPPLFRTSSGTHTRPRPVPRPRSVRSVNSDPSAFSSFHADPSVHLQPPELPPKKDRRRRQAPQDPVECVSPVVKKPPIVFRKVFHGCPLKLSCSSSWEHPVTKDQHLIFGADEGIFTLNLNGSETTMELLFPGKCVWLYTIGGVLMSVSGKSSQLHSHSLKELYEQTRREHRIVALPTHRLLPRKFAISTKIPDTKGCRTCSVAHNSQNGCVFLCCALESSVVLLQWYEPMNKFMLIKQFDFPLPTPLRVFEMTVVPDQEYPQVYIRVSRGSGPSHPVQLDYIDLNSNTSWFADTGLENRCAERVQLNQLDGETLLVLIDNCVHTVTLDGSAKCHRHLTDVSFKLDIDAVVYHDETLIAVWKHGWQRRGQGSSEILQEITDHKKTFRLLGTDRIVVMEKRASDDQSGLCNLYILETGDSAPISQTHTANLCH, from the exons gatgAATAAGCTGTGGATCTGTATGGAGTACTGTGGTGGAGGGTCTCTTCAGGACATATATCATG tGACCGGTCCTCTGTCCGAGCAGCAGATCGCTTACGTCTGTCGAGAGATGCTgcag GGTCTAGATTATCTTCACGGACAGAAGAAGATCCACAGAGACATCAAG GGGGCAAATATTCTCCTGAATGACCACGGAGAAGTCAAACTGG CTGACTTCGGCATCTCGGCTCAGATCACAGCCACGTTTGCCCGGCGCATGTCCTTCATCGGGACGCCGTACTG GATGGCTCCGGAGGTGGCTGCGGTCGAGATCAAGGGTGGATATAATGAGCTGTGTGATATCTGGTCTGTGGGAATCACTGCCATCGAGCTCGCCGAGCTACAGCCGCCTCTGTTCGACGTCCATCCTCTCAG AGTTTTATTCCTGATGTCGAAGAGCGGCTATCAGCCTCCCAAACTCAGAGACAAATCCAAATG GTCCACCACGTTCTACAACTTTGTGAAGTCCATGCTGGTCAGAAACCCAAAGAAGAGACCCAGCGCTAAAAAGATGCTGACG CACTTGTTTGTGACGCAGCCATCTTTAAGACAAGAATTAACCCTCGAACTGCTGGACAAACTCAGACACCCTGAGAAGCTAAAAGATTTACACATGGATGATGATGATCTGGAg gtGATTGTCCCAAATTCGCTCAGAAGAATACACTCAATCAACAGACACAACCGGGCAGAGAGAACGAACTCAGACATCAGCTGTAAGACTCTG TTGCAGTCATCAGGAGGGCAGTGGACGAGTCCTCCAATCACGTCCAGGAGAAG GGATGAGAGCGTGGACACCGATGACGATTACGACGACGTGGAAAT ACCAGCGAG TAACACACTGCAGTACAGCGATGAagttcctcctcctcttcctcccaaA ccgAAGCAGCGCAGTAGTTCAGAGGAGAGTATGGCAGCAGAAGAAGATCACAGTAAAGTTCTGGGCATCTGTGTCCAGCCACCTTTATTCAGAACGTCCAGCGGAACACACACACGACCCAGACCTGTTCCACGACCACGATCTGTCCGGAGCGTCAACTCAG atccGTCTGCGTTCTCCAGCTTCCACGCCGATCCTTCAGTTCACCTTCAGCCTCCTGAACTTCCTCCAAAGAAGGACAGAAGACGGAGACAAGCTCCTCAG GATCCGGTCGAGTGTGTGAGTCCAGTGGTCAAGAAACCGCCG ATTGTCTTCAGGAAGGTCTTTCACGGCTGTCCTCTGAAGCTGAGCTGCTCGAGCTCGTGGGAGCACCCCGTCACTAAAG ATCAACACCTGATCTTCGGGGCGGACGAGGGCATCTTCACACTAAACCTCAACGGTTCTGAGACCACCATGGAGCTG CTGTTCCCGGGCAAGTGTGTGTGGCTCTACACCATTGGGGGAGTGTTGATGTCCGTCTCAG GGAAGTCGTCTCAGCTTCATTCACACTCTCTGAAGGAGCTGTATGAGCAGACACGCAGAGAGCATCGCATCGTCGCCCTGCCGACACACAGACTGCTGCCACG GAAGTTTGCGATCAGCACGAAGATTCCAGACACAAAAGGATGCCGGACGTGTTCAGTGG ctcaTAACTCTCAGAACGGCTGTGTGTTCCTGTGCTGTGCTCTGGAGTCCAGCGTGGTTCTGCTGCAGTGGTACGAGCCCATGAACAAGTTCATGCTGATCAAG CAATTCGACTTCCCTCTGCCGACGCCGCTGAGAGTGTTTGAGATGACGGTGGTTCCGGATCAGGAATATCCTCAGGTTTATATCCGGGTGAGCAGAGGATCCGGGCCGTCACACCCGGTTCAGCTCGACTACATCGACCTGAACTCTAACACATCGTGGTTCGCCGATACTGGACTCG agaACCGCTGCGCTGAGAGAGTTCAGTTGAATCAGCTGGACGGAGAAACACTGCTGGTTTTGATTGACA ACTGTGTTCATACGGTGACTCTGGACGGATCGGCTAAATGTCACAGACACCTGACGGACGTCAGCTTTAAGTTAGACATTGATGctgtgg TGTATCATGACGAGACGCTGATCGCCGTCTGGAAACACGGCTGGCAGAGGAGAGGTCAGGGGTCATCAGAGATCCTGCAGGAGATCACTGACCACAAGAAGACCTTCCGGCTGCTGGGAACtgacag AATCGTTGTCATGGAGAAGCGAGCGTCTGATGACCAATCAGGACTCTGTAATCTGTACATCCTGGAGACGGGGGACTCCGCCCCTatttctcaaacacacacagctaacCTCTGTCATTAA